A genome region from Arachis duranensis cultivar V14167 chromosome 6, aradu.V14167.gnm2.J7QH, whole genome shotgun sequence includes the following:
- the LOC107491768 gene encoding uncharacterized protein LOC107491768 codes for MDKGRSDSGSRHHRLVMCSINTWKRTDATREKRAGNTWRRVTDVSMYDSRHSQYVGVSIKAWRTTQVRQPQIELCVEFENVKADVIQNDSDIEDDRAAVYEGMNDDNEEDYEATYEACDEDEDGGVGVEPATKNVVVPPAVSQPMDVPPFMRNLDLNAMHAPKFPKYANIGIADLEDGEFRIGIEYSSRKSVVATIRRYTISKGVDYNVYEFEPQTFYAKCKTYERGCDWLIRASLIQKKCCWEIRRYNGRHTYTMGTISQDHSKFDSDTVAEAIRLLVETDPSINVKSIIAKVQSRFNYTISYRKVWLAKQKSIAKVFGGWEDSYQALPWLLLVMVQKMPGSIVQIETRPLYNGSEKADGVRILHHVFWSFNPCIRAFKHCNPLIQVDGTHLYEKYKSTLLVTVAQDGNQNSVPIAFSLVEGETADA; via the exons ATGGATAAAGGCCGCAGTGACAGTGGCAGCAGGCACCATCGCCTTGTC ATGTGCAGTATCAACACGTGGAAGCGTACTGATGCAACACGTGAAAAACGAGCTGGTAATACGTGGAGACGTGTTACTGACGTGTCAATGTATGATTCGAGACATTCTCAATACGTGGGGG TCTCAATCAAAGCATGGAGAACG ACTCAGGTGCGACAACCACAGATTGAGTTGTGTGTTGAGTTTGAGAATGTAAAGGCAGATGTGATTCAAAATGATTCAGATATAGAGGATGATAGAGCTGCAGTGTACGAAGGAATGAACGATGACAACGAAGAGGACTACGAAGCCACTTATGAAGCCTGCGACGAAGATGAGGATGGTGGCGTGGGAGTTGAGCCAGCAACGAAGAATGTAGTGGTTCCTCCCGCAGTTAGTCAACCGATGGACGTTCCGCCTTTTATGCGTAACTTGGATCTTAACGCCATGCATGCACCGAAATTTCCCAAATATGCAAATATAG GTATTGCTGATCTTGAAGACGGGGAGTTTAGGATCGGAATAGAATATAGCTCTAGAAAGTCTGTCGTCGCAACAATAAGAAGGTACACTATCTCTAAAGGAGTCGATTACAATGTTTACGAGTTTGAGCCACAGACGTTCTATGCGAAATGCAAGACGTATGAGCGTGGGTGCGACTGGCTTATCCGAGCCAGCTTGATACAGAAAAAATGTTGTTGGGAGATACGTAGATACAATGGTAGGCACACATACACCATGGGAACGATTTCACAGGATCATTCCAAGTTTGACTCGGACACAGTTGCTGAGGCTATACGGCTATTGGTTGAGACCGACCCATCCATCAATGTCAAATCTATAATTGCGAAAGTCCAGTCAAGGTTTAATTATACCATCAGTTACCGAAAGgtttggttggcaaagcagaagTCCATAGCCAAAGTTTTCGGTGGTTGGGAGGATTCTTACCAAGCTTTGCCATGGTTGCTCTTGGTCATGGTTCAGAAGATGCCTGGCTCAATTGTCCAAATAGAAACACGACCCCTATACAACGGGAGTGAGAAGGCAGACGGTGTCAGAATACTTCACCACGTATTTTGGAGTTTCAATCCATGCATTAGGGCGTTCAAGCATTGCAATCCTCTAATTCAGGTTGATGGCACACACCTTtacgaaaaatataaaagtacaCTTCTGGTTACTGTTGCACAAGATGGGAACCAGAACAGTGTGCCTATTGCTTTTTCTCTGGTGGAGGGGGAGACAGCTGATGCATGA
- the LOC107491878 gene encoding ankyrin repeat-containing protein At5g02620, whose translation MEKQNSFRASTMEKQQSFRRVMEKQKSFRGFMEKQKSFRIVMEKQLSFIGSERKKSKESPGKRGDLPIHLAARGGNLSRVKDIIENSANSDVKDFLSKQNFEGETPLYVAAENGHASVVSEILKFLDLQTASIVARNGYDPFHVAAKQGHLEVLRELLHFFPNLAMTTDLSNSTALHTAATQGHIDVVNLLLESDSNLAKIARNNGKTVLHSAARMGHLEVVKALLNKDPSTGFRTDKKGQTALHMAVKGQNQEILLELVKPDQSVLSLEDNKGNTALHIATKKGRIQNVRCLLSMEGININATNKAGETPLDIAEKFGTPELASLLRDAGAANSTHTGKPNASKHLKQTVSDIKHDVHSQLQQTRQTGVRVQKIAKKLKKLHISGLNNAINSATVVAVLIATVAFAAIFTVPGQYDETKTPGFSLGQANIAKNAAFLTFFVFDSLALFISLAVVVVQTSVVVIEQKAKKQLVFVINKLMWLACLFISIAFISLTYVVVGSHSRWLAIYATVIGSLIMLSTIGSMCYCVILHRMEETKLRAESRSYSMSHASDQEILNSEYKRMYAL comes from the exons ATGGAGAAACAGAACAGTTTTCGGGCATCTACAATGGAAAAACAGCAGAGTTTTCGGCGGGTGATGGAGAAACAGAAAAGCTTTCGCGGATTTATGGAAAAACAGAAGAGTTTCCGGATTGTGATGGAGAAGCAGCTGAGCTTCATCGGCAGTGAGAGAAAAAAGAGCAAGGAGTCACCTGGGAAACGTGGTGACTTGCCAATTCATTTAGCAGCCCGGGGAGGGAACTTGAGCAGAGTGAAAGACATAATTGAAAACTCTGCTAATTCTGATGTGAAGGATTTCTTATCTAAGCAGAACTTTGAAGGGGAGACCCCTCTTTATGTTGCCGCAGAAAATGGACATGCTTCCGTTGTTAGTGAGATACTTAAGTTCTTGGATCTACAAACTGCTTCTATTGTCGCCAGAAATGGCTATGATCCTTTTCACGTCGCAGCAAAGCAGGGTCATCTTG AGGTGCTGAGAGAACTGCTGCACTTCTTTCCCAACTTGGCCATGACTACAGATTTGTCCAATTCAACTGCTTTACACACAGCTGCAACTCAAGGTCATATTGATGTGGTTAACCTCCTCTTGGAGTCAGATTCAAACCTTGCGAAAATAGCCAGGAACAATGGTAAGACTGTCCTTCACTCAGCTGCTAGAATGGGGCATTTGGAAGTTGTGAAAGCCTTATTGAACAAGGATCCAAGCACTGGATTTAGGACTGATAAGAAAGGTCAAACTGCACTACACATGGCTGTGAAGGGGCAAAATCAAGAAATTCTGCTGGAATTGGTAAAACCCGACCAATCAGTTTTAAGTCTAGAAGATAATAAAGGAAATACAGCCTTGCATATTGCCACAAAGAAGGGCCGTATTCAG AATGTTCGCTGCTTGTTATCTATGGAGGGTATCAACATCAATGCTACTAATAAAGCTGGAGAGACTCCTCTAGATATTGCAGAGAAATTTGGAACTCCAGAACTCGCCTCCCTTTTGAGGGATGCTGGGGCTGCCAATTCCACCCACACTGGGAAGCCAAATGCATCAAAGCATCTTAAGCAGACTGTCAGTGACATAAAGCATGATGTTCACTCCCAACTTCAACAGACTCGTCAGACTGGAGTGAGGGTCCAAAAAATTGCAAAGAAGCTGAAAAAACTCCACATTAGTGGCCTGAACAATGCAATAAATTCCGCTACTGTTGTTGCTGTTCTCATTGCTACAGTTGCTTTTGCAGCCATTTTCACAGTTCCGGGTCAATATGACGAGACGAAAACCCCCGGCTTTTCACTTGGACAGGCAAATATTGCAAAAAATGCAGCTTTCTTAACCTTTTTTGTGTTTGATAGCCTGGCTTTATTCATCTCTCTGGcagttgtggtggttcaaactTCGGTAGTCGTGATTGAGCAGAAGGCGAAGAAGCAGCTTGTTTTTGTCATAAACAAGCTCATGTGGTTGGCTTGCCTTTTCATTTCCATTGCCTTCATTTCTCTCACATATGTAGTGGTGGGATCACACTCCAGATGGCTTGCTATATACGCAACAGTTATTGGAAGCTTGATAATGCTCTCTACCATTGGCTCCATGTGTTATTGTGTCATTTTGCACAGGATGGAGGAGACAAAATTAAGGGCCGAGAGTCGTTCATACTCCATGTCTCATGCATCAGATCAAGAGATTTTGAACAGTGAATACAAGAGGATGTACGCACTTTAG
- the LOC107491879 gene encoding uncharacterized protein LOC107491879 — protein sequence MPLFEIRNAQLSLQCPLYSSLRAPMPYHINSLTFGNDHCLPCAWNKLRKENLSVVPFRLPRGTRTGTLLIKAVATFEPKILPHKRDECTHSTDLHLATANSAPGVHLDSSDEESQELDEREKLRRMRISKANKGNTPWNKGRKHTPETLRKIRERTKLAMQNPKIKMKLANLGHAQTTETRLKIGAGVKMGWDRRLRKKMLQEVCCFEWQNLIAEASRKGYAEQEELQWNSYGILDKQLKQEWSECVEQRKQMVRPPGSKRAPKSPEQRRKIAEAIAAKWADPGYRERVCSGLAKYHGGEAGAEKKPRRRPSDGSQSKKKKPIMRKDTNTSTRVSNSFKIGTKSDSLKKIKSPVFKDPFVNSKLEMIKNIRAQRAAAETGQAQVIQRARLLIAEAEKAAKALEVAATKSPIAQASLIESRKLIAEAIQALESIDAEEMSESDVSSVALSDFNEEGSASEFLSQSLKSHVNGHKAFTSNDYKFSEDFRELSKELQEDGDLELGLTSTNGCITVPCLNSHTMESGPSNEQGETEEDESRKCETQLSPTASKKWVRGRLVEVA from the exons ATGCCGTTATTTG AGATAAGAAATGCACAGCTAAGCTTGCAATGTCCTTTGTATTCATCGCTGAGGGCACCAATGCCGTATCACATTAACTCTTTGACCTTTGGCAATGACCACTGTCTTCCCTGTGCCTGGAACAAGCTTAGAAAGGAAAACTTGAGTGTGGTCCCTTTTCGCCTTCCCAGGGGGACGAGGACGGGGACGCTTCTCATTAAGGCGGTTGCTACCTTTGAACCGAAGATTTTGCCTCACAAACGAGACGAATGCACACACTCCACCGACTTGCACCTTGCTACTGCCAACTCAGCACCAGGGGTTCACCTTGACTCTTCTGATGAAGAATCACAAGAGCTTGACGAGAGGGAGAAGTTGAGAAGAATGAGAATTTCCAAAGCTAATAAAGGAAACACCCCATGGAACAAAGGAAGAAAGCATACTCCTG AAACTTTGCGCAAAATCAGGgaaagaacaaagcttgcaatGCAGAATCCTAAG ATAAAAATGAAGCTGGCTAATCTTGGGCATGCACAGAC CACAGAAACAAGACTGAAGATAGGCGCTGGAGTGAAAATGGGATGGGATAGGAGGCTTAGAAAAAAGATGTTGCAGGAGGTATGTTGTTTTGAGTGGCAGAATTTAATTGCGGAAGCTTCAAGAAAAGGATATGCTGAGCAGGAAGAGCTGCAGTGGAATTCCTATGGAATCTTGGATAAACAGCTGAAGCAAGAGTGGTCAGAGTGTGTTGAACAAAGGAAACAAATGGTGAGGCCACCAGGTAGCAAACGAGCTCCCAAGTCTCCTGAGCAGAGAAGGAAAATCGCAGAAGCTATTGCTGCAAAATGGGCTGATCCA GGATATCGCGAGAGAGTTTGCTCTGGGTTAGCCAAGTATCATGGTGGCGAAGCTGGGGCCGAAAAGAAACCTAGAAGAAGGCCAAGTGATGGTTCACAgtccaaaaagaagaaacctATAATGAGAAAAGACACTAATACTAGCACTCGCGTCAGTAACAGCTTCAAAATCGGGACTAAGAGTGACTCTTTGAAAAAAATCAAGTCCCCTGTCTTTAAGGATCCTTTTGTAAATTCCAAACTTGAGATGATAAAGAACATTAGAGCACAAAGAGCTGCTGCAGAAACTGGACAAGCTCAAGTCATTCAACGAGCAAG ATTATTGATCGCCGAAGCTGAGAAAGCTGCCAAGGCACTTGAGGTTGCTGCAACAAAGAGTCCCATTGCGCAAGCTTCGTTGATAGAAAGCAGAAAGCTTATTGCCGAAGCTATTCAGGCACTTGAATCCATTGATGCAGAGGAGATGAGCGAGAGTGATGTTTCATCGGTTGCATTGAGTGATTTCAATGAGGAAGGGTCAGCTTCTGAATTTCTAAGCCAATCACTTAAGTCTCATGTAAATGGTCACAAAGCATTTACATCAAATGACTACAAGTTCTCTGAAGATTTTCGCGAGTTATCCAAGGAGTTGCAAGAAGATGGTGATTTAGAACTTGGTCTAACAAGCACCAATGGTTGCATTACCGTACCTTGTTTGAATAGTCATACAATGGAATCGGGTCCATCAAATGAACAAGGGGAGACAGAAGAGGATGAAAGCAGAAAATGCGAGACGCAACTTTCGCCAACAGCAAGTAAAAAGTGGGTTCGCGGAAGGCTCGTTGAAGTGGCTTAA
- the LOC107491882 gene encoding O-fucosyltransferase 36, with protein MQRDSSSDEEDDRHTLIEQHDRKPSPPPPPPPVSTAFRIEDLRSRINRKFKFQKRYLFAILPVFIILLYYLTPDATRCSVFSSSNFPSLHFDSLSDRIKESQLQALYLLRHQQSSLLRAWNSSFLSNSSSSDELKSLLFKQISLNKQIQEVILDPHRVGNSFEAEFDFANASLNGGRCRTVDQRFSERKTIEWKPKAGKFLLAICVSGQMSNHLICLEKHMLFAALLKRVLVIPSSKVDYQYDRVLDIDHINKCLGRKMVISFEEFSSVRKNHMRIDKFLCYFSLPEPCYLDDEHLKKLRSLGLSMSKPQAVWEEDTRKPKRRTVEEVVSKFAHDDDVMAIGDVFYADVEREWVMQPGGPLAHHCKTLIEPSRLILHTAQRFIQTFLGRNFIALHFRRHGFLKFCNAKKPSCFYPIPQAADCILRVVERANAPVIYLSTDAAESETTLLQSLVTLNGRPVPLVKRPPRNSAEKWDALLYRHHIEGDSQVEAMLDKTICAMSSVFIGASGSTFTEDILRLRKDWGSASLCDEYLCQGEEPSVVAEIE; from the exons ATGCAGCGGGATTCTTCTTCCGATGAGGAAGACGACCGCCACACCCTCATCGAGCAGCATGACAGGAAGCCCTCACCACCTCCACCTCCTCCCCCCGTCAGCACCGCCTTCCGCATCGAGGATTTGAGGTCACGAATCAATCGGAAGTTCAAGTTCCAAAAGAGATACCTCTTCGCCATTCTCCCCGTCTTCATCATCCTCCTCTACTACCTCACCCCCGACGCCACTCGCTGTTCCGTCTTCTCCTCCTCCAACTTCCCCTCCCTGCACTTCGACTCGCTCTCCGACCGCATCAAGGAGTCCCAATTGCAGGCCCTCTACCTCCTCCGCCACCAGCAATCATCCCTCCTCCGCGCTTGGAACTCCTCCTTTCTTTCGAATTCCTCCTCCTCCGACGAGCTGAAGTCCTTGCTGTTCAAGCAGATTTCCCTCAACAAACAGATTCAGGAGGTCATTTTGGATCCCCACAGGGTTGGCAACTCCTTCGAAGCCGAATTTGATTTTGCGAATGCTAGCTTGAACGGTGGCAGATGTCGAACAGTGGATCAGAGATTTTCAGAGAGGAAAACCATTGAGTGGAAGCCTAAAGCTGGAAAATTCCTTCTTGCTATTTGCGTGTCGGGTCAGATGTCAAACCATCTAATTTGCTTAGAGAAACATATGCTTTTCGCGGCTCTTCTTAAGCGGGTTTTGGTGATTCCTAGTTCGAAAGTGGATTACCAGTATGATAGAGTTCTGgatattgatcacatcaataaaTGCCTTGGTAGAAAGATGGTGATCTCCTTTGAAGAATTCTCCAGTGTTAGGAAGAACCACATGCGCATTGACAAGTTCCTCTGCTATTTCTCATTGCCGGAACCCTGTTATCTCGACGATGAGCACTTGAAGAAGCTGAGATCGCTGGGCTTGTCGATGAGTAAGCCTCAGGCGGTGTGGGAGGAGGATACCCGCAAGCCCAAGAGGAGGACGGTGGAGGAAGTGGTGTCCAAGTTTGCACACGACGATGACGTAATGGCAATCGGGGATGTCTTCTATGCTGACGTGGAGCGGGAGTGGGTGATGCAGCCGGGTGGTCCACTTGCTCACCACTGCAAGACCCTTATTGAACCCAGCCGTCTCATTCTGCACACTGCTCAGCGTTTCATCCAAACATTCCTTGGAAGGAACTTCATTGCGTTGCATTTTCGCCGCCACGGCTTCCTCAAGTTCTG CAATGCCAAAAAGCCAAGCTGCTTTTATCCCATTCCTCAAGCCGCGGATTGCATCTTGCGCGTGGTTGAAAGGGCCAATGCACCTGTTATTTATCTTTCTACGGACGCAGCAGAAAGTGAAACCACTCTGCTTCAGTCATTAGTCACGCTTAATGGAAGGCCAGTTCCTCTTGTTAAACGCCCACCTCGAAATTCTGCAGAAAAATGGGATGCTTTGTTGTACAGGCATCATATTGAAGGAGACTCTCAG GTGGAAGCGATGTTGGACAAGACAATATGTGCGATGTCAAGCGTGTTCATCGGAGCCTCCGGTTCAACTTTCACAGAAGACATCCTTCGGCTAAGAAAGGACTGGGGATCAGCATCATTGTGCGATGAGTACCTTTGCCAAGGTGAGGAGCCCAGTGTGGTAGCGgaaattgaatga
- the LOC107491883 gene encoding 26S proteasome regulatory subunit 7 has translation MGNEHDDDFKDEKNPRPLDEDDIALLKTYGLGPYSTIIKKVEKEIKDMAKKVNDLCGIKESDTGLAAPSQWDLVADKQMMQEEQPLQVARCTKIINPNSEDAKYVINVKQIAKFVVGLGDKVSPTDIEEGMRVGVDRNKYQIQIPLPPKIDPSVTMMTVEEKPDVTYNDVGGCKEQIEKMREVVELPMLHPEKFVKLGIDPPKGVLCYGPPGTGKTLLARAVANRTDACFIRVIGSELVQKYVGEGARMVRELFQMARSKKACIVFFDEVDAIGGARFDDGVGGDNEVQRTMLEIVNQLDGFDARGNIKVLMATNRPDTLDPALLRPGRLDRKVEFGLPDLESRTQIFKIHTRTMNCERDIRFELLARLCPNSTGADIRSVCTEAGMYAIRARRKTVIEKDFLDAVNKVIKGYQKFSATPKYMVYN, from the exons ATGGGGAATGAGCACGACGACGATTTCAAGGACGAGAAGAACCCCCGCCCTCTCGACGAGGATGACATCGCACTCCTCAAAACCTAT GGTTTAGGTCCTTACTCCACAATTATTAAGAAAGTCGAGAAGGAAATCAAAGATATGGCAAAGAAAGTCAATGACTTATGCG gTATCAAAGAGTCTGATACTGGTTTAGCTGCACCAAGCCAGTGGGATCTCGTTGCTGATAAGCAAATGATGCAAGAGGAGCAGCCTCTTCAGGTAGCTAGGTGCACGAAGATTATAAATCCAAATTCTGAAGATGCCAAATATGTTATCAATGTGAAGCAGATAGCAAAG TTCGTTGTTGGGCTTGGTGACAAGGTTTCCCCCACTGACATAGAAGAAGGGATGCGCGTAGG GGTTGATAGAAACAAATATCAGATTCAGATTCCCTTGCCTCCAAAAATTGATCCAAGTGTTACCATGATGACAGTTGAAGAGAAGCCTGATGTAACATATAATGATGTTGGTGGTTGTAAGGAGCAGATTGAAAAGATGCGAGAA GTTGTTGAACTTCCCATGCTTCATCCGGAGAAATTTGTTAAACTTGGAATTGATCCTCCAAAAGGTGTACTTTGCTATGGTCCACCAGGGACAGGCAAAACACTTCTTGCTAGGGCTGTGGCTAACAGGACTGATGCTTGTTTTATAAGGGTCATTGGAAGTGAGCTAGTTCAGAAATATGTTGGTGAGGGTGCTAGAATGGTCCGTGAATTATTTCAG ATGGCACGTTCAAAGAAGGCATGCATTGTCTTTTTTGATGAAGTTGATGCCATTGGAGGTGCGCGGTTTGATGATGGTGTAGGTGGTGATAATGAGGTTCAGCGCACAATGCTTGAAATTGTGAATCAGCTTGATGGATTTGATGCCCGTGGAAATATCAAAGTGTTGATGGCAACTAACAG GCCTGATACTCTCGATCCAGCACTACTGCGGCCTGGGCGATTGGATCGCAAAGTTGAGTTTGGGCTTCCTGATTTAGAGAGTAGGACACAGATATTCAAGATCCACACTAGAACCATGAACTGTGAAAGGGATATCCGCTTTGAACTTTTGGCTCGGCTTTGCCCGAATTCCACAG GAGCCGATATAAGGAGTGTTTGCACCGAAGCTGGTATGTACGCAATTCGAGCTCGAAGGAAGACTGTAATAGAGAAAGACTTCCTTGATGCAGTAAATAAAGTCATCAAAGGATACCAGAAGTTCAGTGCTACACCCAAATATATGGTCTACAATTGA